TCGCATACCGGGAAGGCTCTTATAAAACCCTTCCCCACCGCCTGCCCTTTCTGTCGAGGGTGCTGCCTTCGCTTATCTTCTACGGCAAGGACCTCGGCATCGTCTTCTCTGCGAGCAGACGGGCGAAGCGTTCACGATATGATACGGCCGCATGGGCCGGGAGCAGCCTCGCCGTGCTCCGCGCCCTCGAGAGCGTCGGCGTCGTAATCGAGATAACCGGCATCGATCACTTCAGAACTCTTGAAGGGCCCTGTGTTTTCATAGCCAACCATATGTCGACACTCGAGACCTTTGTCCTTCCGTCTCTCATCGCTCCCATCAAGGACGTGACCTTCGTGGTGAAGAAGAGCCTCGTTGATTATCCCGTATTCCGGCATGTCATGCGTTCGAGGGACCCAGTTACCGTGGGGCGCACGAATCCGAGAGAGGATTTGAAGGCGGTGCTCGAGGGTGGAGCTGAGAGGCTGAATGCTGGCAGGTCCATGATCATCTTCCCGCAGACGACGAGGTCGACGGAATTCGACCCCGGAGGGTTTAACACGATCGGGGTGAAACTTGCCAAGAGGGCGGATGTTCCGATAATACCGGTCGCCTTGAAGACCGATGCCTGGGGTAACGGCAGGTTCCTTAAGGATTTCGGACGGATAGATCCGTCGAGAAAGGTCTATTTCTCCTTCGGAGAGCCTCTGCGGGTCAGAGACCGCGGTATAGAGGAGCATCAGATGGTGATAGAGTTCATAACAGACAGGCTTGGAGAATGGAATCGAAAGAAAATCTGTTAGAATATATGAAAAAAACGGAGGGAAGATGCGAAGAATAGGCTTCATTATCATATTACTGCCCTTCATGGTATTTGCCTCGTGTCAGCAGAAGGAGAGTCCGAAAAGCCAGGAGCAGGCCCCCGCGGGTGCGATGCATTCCGGGGAAGAGATAAGACTTTTGCAGGATGCGGTGAAGAAGGATCCCGGCAACGGTGATGCCTGGATACGGCTCGGGAATATTCTCATGGACTCGTCCCGTTTTGATGATGCGATCGAAGCATACGAGAAAGCGCTCGCTATCGACCCGAAGAATGTTGATGTGAGGGTTGATTTAGGGAGCTGTTACCGCAAGGCAGGCAAGCCCGACAGGGCTGTCGAAGAATATCGGAAGGCGCTCACGTTAGACCCGAATCATCTTAACGGTCACAAGAACTTGGCGATCGTCCTTGCTTATGACCTTCACGACAGGGCTCAGGCCGTACGGGAGTTCGAAAAGGCCCTCGCCCTTGCGCCGAATGCTTCGGATGCAGGTCGCATCAAGCAGATAATAGAGGAACTCAAGGCCGCAAAATAAGATCCGGAAAGACGTATCTTTATCATCTCGGCCGGTTTTATCTCGCTGAAGGTCTATGAGCTACAGCCTTCACCGGAGCACTAGACTTTGTTCTGCCGGACGGCCCGAAAGACTTTTCTCTCCGTATGAGGTCGTTCTCCCTCACGCCCTCCGGCACTCTCATGAAGACGGTCTCCTCGTTTCTTGCTGACAGGATATCGATCCCGTCCCCGTCTCTCATGAAATCGATGACGAAAAAGTTTCCCTCGAGCCCCGGGGTGAGATATTCTACCGCATCGCCCACGTCGAGCCTGTTTCTCAGACTGACCTTCGCGACGCCCCTCTTCGCCTCCACGATGACGCCGACCAGTTCGTGGCTCATCCGGTAACTTTCGCCGTCGAAGTTGTAATCTCCGTCGGGTTGTTTTCCGAAGAACATACCTGTGGTATACCCCCTGCTGCTGAACATCGAG
The DNA window shown above is from Thermodesulfovibrionales bacterium and carries:
- a CDS encoding lysophospholipid acyltransferase family protein — protein: MDDLAYREGSYKTLPHRLPFLSRVLPSLIFYGKDLGIVFSASRRAKRSRYDTAAWAGSSLAVLRALESVGVVIEITGIDHFRTLEGPCVFIANHMSTLETFVLPSLIAPIKDVTFVVKKSLVDYPVFRHVMRSRDPVTVGRTNPREDLKAVLEGGAERLNAGRSMIIFPQTTRSTEFDPGGFNTIGVKLAKRADVPIIPVALKTDAWGNGRFLKDFGRIDPSRKVYFSFGEPLRVRDRGIEEHQMVIEFITDRLGEWNRKKIC
- a CDS encoding tetratricopeptide repeat protein, translating into MRRIGFIIILLPFMVFASCQQKESPKSQEQAPAGAMHSGEEIRLLQDAVKKDPGNGDAWIRLGNILMDSSRFDDAIEAYEKALAIDPKNVDVRVDLGSCYRKAGKPDRAVEEYRKALTLDPNHLNGHKNLAIVLAYDLHDRAQAVREFEKALALAPNASDAGRIKQIIEELKAAK
- a CDS encoding U32 family peptidase C-terminal domain-containing protein, which codes for SMFSSRGYTTGMFFGKQPDGDYNFDGESYRMSHELVGVIVEAKRGVAKVSLRNRLDVGDAVEYLTPGLEGNFFVIDFMRDGDGIDILSARNEETVFMRVPEGVRENDLIRREKSFGPSGRTKSSAPVKAVAHRPSAR